The following proteins are co-located in the Telopea speciosissima isolate NSW1024214 ecotype Mountain lineage chromosome 9, Tspe_v1, whole genome shotgun sequence genome:
- the LOC122639893 gene encoding 1-acyl-sn-glycerol-3-phosphate acyltransferase-like isoform X2, which produces MESAGGSSVLRNRRLESCFNASSLSNVGESSKVKRREAGIPKQKTDVFVDDNSWIAIVISCIKIVICFVTMMFTTFVWALIMLVLLPWPYARIRQGNVYGHVTGRLLIVWYPLFGQLYVLANHLRIDRSNPSSAIESMKQAARAIVENNLSLIIFPEGTRSKNGRLLPFKKVFVHMALQSRLPIVPMVLTGTHLAWRKNSLHVKPAPLTVKFLPPIRTEDWITDKIDDYIKMVHDIYVKHLPEAQRPLVSEEEDSVRDQTGN; this is translated from the exons ATGGAGAGTGCTGGAGGTAGTTCAGTTCTACGGAATCGTAGGTTGGAGAGCTGCTTCAATGCAAGTTCCCTTTCCAATGTCGGAGAATCATCGAAAGTTAAGCGGAGAGAAGCAGGGATACCGAAACAGAAGACCGATGTCTTTGTGGACGACAACAGTTGGATCGCTATTGTGATATCCTGTATAAAGATTGTTATCTGTTTCGTGACGATGATGTTCACGACCTTTGTGTGGGCCCTGATCATGCTTGTGCTGCTACCATGGCCTTATGCGAGGATTAGGCAGGGAAATGTTTATGGTCATGTGACTGGAAGGTTATTG ATCGTATGGTACCCCCTGTTTGGACAGTTATATGTGTTAGCAAACCATCTTCGTATAGATCGTTCCAACCCAAGTTCAGCCATTGAGTCAATGAAACAG GCTGCTCGTGCAATTGTTGAGAACAATCTATCATTGATCATTTTTCCCGAGGGAACCCGATCCAAAAATGGAAGATTGCTTCCATTTAAGAAGG tatttgttcaCATGGCATTGCAATCTCGGCTCCCTATTGTTCCGATGGTTCTGACAGGGACACACCTAGCATGGAGAAAAAACAGTTTACATGTTAAGCCAGCACCTCTAACTGTAAAGTTTCTTCCTCCGATAAGAACTGAAGATTGGATAACCGACAAGATTGATGACTACATTAAAATGGTACATGACATCTATGTCAAACACCTTCCAGAGGCCCAAAGACCTCTGGTATCTGAAGAGGAAGATAGTGTAAGAGATCAAACTGGCAACTAA
- the LOC122639893 gene encoding 1-acyl-sn-glycerol-3-phosphate acyltransferase-like isoform X1, translating to MESAGGSSVLRNRRLESCFNASSLSNVGESSKVKRREAGIPKQKTDVFVDDNSWIAIVISCIKIVICFVTMMFTTFVWALIMLVLLPWPYARIRQGNVYGHVTGRLLMWILGNPIKIEGAEFSKTRAIYISNHASPLDVFLVMWLTPTGTVGIAKKEIVWYPLFGQLYVLANHLRIDRSNPSSAIESMKQAARAIVENNLSLIIFPEGTRSKNGRLLPFKKVFVHMALQSRLPIVPMVLTGTHLAWRKNSLHVKPAPLTVKFLPPIRTEDWITDKIDDYIKMVHDIYVKHLPEAQRPLVSEEEDSVRDQTGN from the exons ATGGAGAGTGCTGGAGGTAGTTCAGTTCTACGGAATCGTAGGTTGGAGAGCTGCTTCAATGCAAGTTCCCTTTCCAATGTCGGAGAATCATCGAAAGTTAAGCGGAGAGAAGCAGGGATACCGAAACAGAAGACCGATGTCTTTGTGGACGACAACAGTTGGATCGCTATTGTGATATCCTGTATAAAGATTGTTATCTGTTTCGTGACGATGATGTTCACGACCTTTGTGTGGGCCCTGATCATGCTTGTGCTGCTACCATGGCCTTATGCGAGGATTAGGCAGGGAAATGTTTATGGTCATGTGACTGGAAGGTTATTG ATGTGGATTTTGGGAAATCCAATAAAGATAGAAGGTGCCGAATTCTCCAAAACAAGGGCTATTTATATCAGTAACCATGCATCTCCTCTAGATGTTTTTCTTGTAATGTGGTTGACTCCAACGGGCACTGTTGGCATTGCCAAAAAAGAG ATCGTATGGTACCCCCTGTTTGGACAGTTATATGTGTTAGCAAACCATCTTCGTATAGATCGTTCCAACCCAAGTTCAGCCATTGAGTCAATGAAACAG GCTGCTCGTGCAATTGTTGAGAACAATCTATCATTGATCATTTTTCCCGAGGGAACCCGATCCAAAAATGGAAGATTGCTTCCATTTAAGAAGG tatttgttcaCATGGCATTGCAATCTCGGCTCCCTATTGTTCCGATGGTTCTGACAGGGACACACCTAGCATGGAGAAAAAACAGTTTACATGTTAAGCCAGCACCTCTAACTGTAAAGTTTCTTCCTCCGATAAGAACTGAAGATTGGATAACCGACAAGATTGATGACTACATTAAAATGGTACATGACATCTATGTCAAACACCTTCCAGAGGCCCAAAGACCTCTGGTATCTGAAGAGGAAGATAGTGTAAGAGATCAAACTGGCAACTAA
- the LOC122639893 gene encoding 1-acyl-sn-glycerol-3-phosphate acyltransferase-like isoform X3 yields the protein MESAGGSSVLRNRRLESCFNASSLSNVGESSKVKRREAGIPKQKTDVFVDDNSWIAIVISCIKIVICFVTMMFTTFVWALIMLVLLPWPYARIRQGNVYGHVTGRLLMWILGNPIKIEGAEFSKTRAIYISNHASPLDVFLVMWLTPTGTVGIAKKEIVWYPLFGQLYVLANHLRIDRSNPSSAIESMKQAARAIVENNLSLIIFPEGTRSKNGRLLPFKKIIQIV from the exons ATGGAGAGTGCTGGAGGTAGTTCAGTTCTACGGAATCGTAGGTTGGAGAGCTGCTTCAATGCAAGTTCCCTTTCCAATGTCGGAGAATCATCGAAAGTTAAGCGGAGAGAAGCAGGGATACCGAAACAGAAGACCGATGTCTTTGTGGACGACAACAGTTGGATCGCTATTGTGATATCCTGTATAAAGATTGTTATCTGTTTCGTGACGATGATGTTCACGACCTTTGTGTGGGCCCTGATCATGCTTGTGCTGCTACCATGGCCTTATGCGAGGATTAGGCAGGGAAATGTTTATGGTCATGTGACTGGAAGGTTATTG ATGTGGATTTTGGGAAATCCAATAAAGATAGAAGGTGCCGAATTCTCCAAAACAAGGGCTATTTATATCAGTAACCATGCATCTCCTCTAGATGTTTTTCTTGTAATGTGGTTGACTCCAACGGGCACTGTTGGCATTGCCAAAAAAGAG ATCGTATGGTACCCCCTGTTTGGACAGTTATATGTGTTAGCAAACCATCTTCGTATAGATCGTTCCAACCCAAGTTCAGCCATTGAGTCAATGAAACAG GCTGCTCGTGCAATTGTTGAGAACAATCTATCATTGATCATTTTTCCCGAGGGAACCCGATCCAAAAATGGAAGATTGCTTCCATTTAAGAAG ATCATCCAGATAGTATGA
- the LOC122640894 gene encoding uncharacterized protein LOC122640894: MSLLRRPYAYSKVESEDPEEKAHRQAQFLIYKVLEQVDLQSPKRRQRRRPFSLGVRICKVKVKIGKRLKKLRKNISAAKNNLYRKMIAQLKCLKGLIRGGETAMVSLPAPMLN; encoded by the coding sequence ATGAGTCTCTTGAGGAGACCTTATGCTTACTCAAAGGTAGAGTCTGAAGACCCAGAAGAGAAAGCTCATCGACAGGCACAGTTTTTGATCTATAAGGTATTGGAACAAGTGGATTTGCAGTCCCCGAAGCGGCGGCAGCGGCGGCGGCCATTCAGTCTTGGAGTGAGAATATGTAAAGTGAAGGTAAAGATTGGGAAGAGATTGAAGAAACTGAGGAAGAACATTTCTGCAGCTAAGAATAACTTGTACAGGAAAATGATTGCTCAATTGAAGTGTTTGAAGGGCTTGATTCGCGGTGGAGAGACTGCTATGGTCAGTCTTCCTGCTCCTATGCTcaattaa